A portion of the Streptomyces coeruleoprunus genome contains these proteins:
- a CDS encoding thioester domain-containing protein, with amino-acid sequence MFAAFSVQRRKRLAGRVAAAVLTSGLIAGGSIAGAAVAAAEEGPQHQGGASATLNGLTTYDRAVLHADGKDKELPAGLFEMAVDGGGTLKTYCIDIHNPTQQKAKYLETSWDQTSLGRNKDAGKIRWILQHSYPQVDDLAGLAKEAGAGALTKETAAAGTQVAIWRYSDGVNVEALDPAAEKLADWLQEKAQNLEEPKASLSLDPAAVSGPAGTKLGPITVRTNAERASVNAPDAAGVKVTDKDGKPVTEAADGTQLYVDVPAGTADGSATFSVQATTSVSVGRAFSSVSKSQTQILAGSSESTVSAQATATWAKKGAIPALSAKKNCAKGGVDITATNEGDESFSFELMGFKYSIGAGESKTVTIPVAEDQAYDFTIDLPGGEKKTFKGVLDCKTTSSTTPTGGQQPSSQPSPLSGGTTSAGTSGTGGTGDLAETGASGATPMIAGIAAAFVLVGGGAVFFLRKKKSATTGQ; translated from the coding sequence GTGTTTGCTGCGTTTTCTGTACAGAGGCGGAAGCGGCTGGCCGGCCGCGTTGCCGCAGCGGTCCTGACCTCCGGTCTGATCGCCGGAGGTTCCATAGCGGGGGCGGCCGTGGCCGCGGCGGAGGAAGGCCCCCAGCATCAGGGCGGCGCTTCCGCCACCCTCAACGGGCTGACCACCTACGACCGGGCGGTGCTCCACGCCGACGGCAAGGACAAGGAGCTGCCCGCGGGTCTGTTCGAGATGGCGGTGGACGGCGGCGGCACGCTCAAGACGTACTGCATCGACATCCACAACCCGACCCAGCAGAAGGCCAAGTACCTGGAGACGTCCTGGGACCAGACGTCGCTCGGCCGGAACAAGGACGCGGGCAAGATCCGCTGGATCCTCCAGCACTCCTACCCGCAGGTCGACGACCTTGCCGGGCTCGCCAAGGAGGCCGGTGCCGGAGCCCTGACCAAGGAGACGGCCGCCGCGGGTACCCAGGTCGCCATCTGGCGCTACTCCGACGGCGTGAACGTCGAGGCGCTCGACCCGGCCGCCGAGAAGCTCGCCGACTGGCTCCAGGAGAAGGCCCAGAACCTGGAGGAGCCGAAGGCCTCGCTGAGCCTCGACCCCGCCGCGGTGTCCGGCCCCGCCGGCACCAAGCTCGGGCCGATCACCGTCCGGACCAACGCCGAGCGCGCCTCGGTGAACGCGCCCGACGCCGCGGGCGTCAAGGTCACCGACAAGGACGGCAAGCCGGTCACCGAGGCCGCCGACGGCACCCAGCTGTACGTGGACGTGCCGGCCGGCACCGCCGACGGCTCCGCCACGTTCTCGGTGCAGGCCACGACGTCCGTGTCGGTCGGCCGGGCGTTCTCCTCGGTGTCGAAGAGCCAGACGCAGATCCTCGCCGGCTCCAGCGAGTCCACCGTGTCGGCGCAGGCGACGGCCACGTGGGCGAAGAAGGGCGCGATCCCGGCGCTCTCCGCGAAGAAGAACTGCGCGAAGGGCGGCGTGGACATCACCGCCACCAACGAGGGCGACGAGTCCTTCAGCTTCGAGCTGATGGGCTTCAAGTACTCGATCGGTGCCGGCGAGTCCAAGACGGTGACCATCCCGGTCGCCGAGGACCAGGCGTACGACTTCACGATCGACCTGCCGGGCGGCGAGAAGAAGACGTTCAAGGGCGTCCTCGACTGCAAGACCACCAGCAGCACCACCCCGACCGGCGGCCAGCAGCCCAGCTCGCAGCCCAGCCCCCTGTCGGGCGGCACCACCTCGGCCGGCACGTCCGGCACGGGCGGCACCGGTGACCTCGCCGAGACCGGCGCCTCCGGCGCCACGCCGATGATCGCGGGCATCGCGGCGGCGTTCGTCCTGGTGGGTGGCGGCGCGGTCTTCTTCCTCCGCAAGAAGAAGAGCGCCACGACCGGCCAGTAA
- a CDS encoding dynamin family protein produces the protein MDVRPQLLDALSALRDRVAAVRLPLPLPGASRARQTRAELLAQLDDYLVPRLKEPEAPLLAVVGGSTGAGKSTLVNSLVGRRVSEAGVIRPTTRTPVLVCHPDDHHWFSGVRVLPQLTRVFGVPGDDKDPEAAEGRALRVETAGTVPRGLALLDAPDIDSLVVESRELAAELICAADVWVMVTTASRYADAVPWHLLRTAKEYDATLVTVLDRVPHQVITEVSRQYEALLVRAGLGDVPRFTIPELPESAGGGTGLLPDTAVAPLRAWLAHHAQDPAARRQAVGRTANGVIDSLRVRMPELAAAVAAQCAAAVRLGTAVEAAYDRQRRRVRDELRRGAVLAGDARTRWRGHPRDCTPAELLDALAESLTALLHCAVAAADDEVREAWRREPASRALRNTGRGHQSDREAGERVAMAVRRWRRVLEELAEDEVRRTERATTPDPETVAALLAAALLGGRRTRAAGEQLAELLGAQGVLRLRDKGGELVMAYIDRVLREEREFRLAPLDALGVTPEPQAALIAALSVLQKER, from the coding sequence TTGGACGTACGGCCTCAGCTCCTCGACGCACTTTCCGCCCTGCGCGACCGTGTCGCCGCTGTGCGTCTACCGCTGCCCCTCCCAGGGGCGTCCCGCGCGCGGCAGACGCGGGCCGAGCTGCTCGCCCAGCTCGACGACTATCTGGTGCCCCGCCTGAAGGAACCCGAAGCGCCCCTGCTGGCCGTCGTCGGCGGCTCCACCGGGGCCGGCAAGTCCACGCTCGTCAACTCCCTTGTGGGGCGGCGCGTCAGCGAGGCCGGAGTGATCAGACCCACCACCCGCACCCCCGTCCTCGTCTGCCACCCGGACGATCACCACTGGTTCTCGGGCGTACGGGTCCTGCCGCAGCTCACCCGGGTGTTCGGCGTCCCGGGCGACGACAAGGACCCCGAGGCGGCCGAGGGCCGGGCGCTGCGCGTCGAGACCGCCGGCACCGTCCCGCGCGGCCTCGCCCTGCTCGACGCCCCCGACATCGACTCCCTCGTCGTCGAGAGCCGCGAACTGGCCGCCGAGTTGATCTGCGCCGCCGACGTCTGGGTCATGGTCACCACCGCCTCCCGCTACGCCGACGCCGTGCCCTGGCACCTCCTGCGCACCGCCAAGGAGTACGACGCCACCCTCGTCACCGTCCTCGACCGCGTCCCCCACCAGGTGATCACCGAGGTGTCCCGCCAGTACGAGGCGCTGCTCGTCCGCGCCGGACTCGGCGACGTCCCCCGGTTCACCATCCCCGAGCTGCCCGAGTCCGCCGGCGGCGGCACCGGACTGCTGCCCGACACCGCCGTGGCACCCCTGCGCGCCTGGCTCGCCCACCACGCCCAGGACCCCGCCGCCCGCCGGCAGGCCGTAGGCCGCACCGCCAACGGCGTCATCGACTCGCTCAGGGTGCGCATGCCGGAGCTGGCCGCCGCCGTCGCCGCCCAGTGCGCGGCCGCCGTACGGCTCGGCACCGCCGTCGAGGCCGCGTACGACCGGCAGCGCCGGCGGGTGCGCGACGAGCTGCGGCGCGGCGCCGTCCTCGCCGGCGACGCCCGCACCCGCTGGCGCGGCCACCCCCGCGACTGCACCCCCGCCGAACTGCTCGACGCCCTCGCCGAGTCCCTGACCGCCCTCCTCCACTGTGCCGTCGCCGCCGCCGACGACGAGGTCCGCGAGGCGTGGCGGCGCGAACCGGCGTCCAGGGCCCTGAGGAACACCGGCCGGGGCCACCAGAGCGACCGCGAGGCCGGCGAGCGCGTCGCCATGGCCGTACGGCGCTGGCGCCGCGTCCTGGAGGAACTGGCCGAGGACGAGGTCCGGCGCACCGAGCGCGCCACCACGCCCGACCCCGAGACCGTCGCCGCGCTCCTCGCCGCCGCCCTCCTCGGCGGCCGCCGCACCCGGGCCGCGGGGGAGCAGCTCGCCGAGCTGCTGGGCGCCCAGGGCGTGCTCCGGCTCCGCGACAAGGGCGGCGAGCTGGTCATGGCGTACATCGACCGCGTCCTCCGCGAGGAGCGGGAGTTCCGCCTCGCCCCGCTCGACGCCCTCGGCGTGACACCCGAACCCCAGGCCGCGCTGATCGCCGCGCTGTCCGTGCTGCAGAAGGAGAGGTGA
- the ettA gene encoding energy-dependent translational throttle protein EttA: protein MAEYIYTMRKTRKAHGDKVILDDVTLSFLPGAKIGVVGPNGAGKSTVLKIMAGLEQPSNGDAFLSPGYSVGILLQEPPLDETKTVLENVQDGVAEIKGKLDRFNAIAEEMATNYTDELMEEMGKLQEELDHANAWDLDAQLEQAMDALGCPPGDWAVTKLSGGEKRRVALCKLLLEAPDLLLLDEPTNHLDAESVQWLEQHLAKYAGTVVAITHDRYFLDNVAQWILELDRGRAYPYEGNYSTYLETKQARLKVEGQKDAKRAKRLKEELEWVRSNAKGRQAKSKARLARYEEMAAEAEKARKLDFEEIQIPPGPRLGNVVVEVENLSKAFGEKVLIDDLSFTLPRNGIVGVIGPNGAGKTTLFKMIQGLEEPDSGSIKIGDTVKISYVDQSRENIDPKKTLWAVVSDELDYINVGQVEMPSRAYVSAFGFKGPDQQKPAGVLSGGERNRLNLALTLKQGGNLLLLDEPTNDLDVETLSSLENALLEFPGCAVVVSHDRWFLDRVATHILAYEGDSKWFWFEGNFESYEKNKIDRLGPDAARPHRATYKKLTRG from the coding sequence TTGGCTGAGTACATCTACACGATGCGCAAAACGCGCAAGGCGCACGGCGACAAGGTCATCCTCGATGACGTGACGCTGAGCTTCCTGCCCGGCGCGAAGATCGGTGTGGTCGGCCCGAACGGCGCCGGTAAGTCCACCGTGCTCAAGATCATGGCGGGCCTCGAGCAGCCCTCCAACGGCGACGCCTTCCTGTCGCCGGGCTACAGCGTCGGCATCCTCCTCCAGGAGCCGCCGCTCGACGAGACCAAGACCGTGCTGGAGAACGTCCAGGACGGCGTGGCCGAGATCAAGGGCAAGCTCGACCGGTTCAACGCCATCGCCGAGGAGATGGCGACCAACTACACCGACGAGCTGATGGAGGAGATGGGCAAGCTCCAGGAGGAGCTGGACCACGCCAACGCCTGGGACCTCGACGCCCAGCTCGAGCAGGCCATGGACGCCCTGGGCTGCCCGCCCGGCGACTGGGCGGTCACCAAGCTCTCCGGTGGCGAGAAGCGCCGCGTCGCGCTCTGCAAGCTGCTGCTGGAGGCCCCCGACCTGCTCCTCCTCGACGAGCCCACCAACCACCTGGACGCCGAGTCCGTCCAGTGGCTGGAGCAGCACCTCGCCAAGTACGCCGGCACCGTCGTCGCGATCACCCACGACCGGTACTTCCTGGACAACGTCGCCCAGTGGATCCTCGAGCTGGACCGCGGCCGCGCCTACCCCTACGAGGGCAACTACTCCACCTACCTGGAGACCAAGCAGGCCCGTCTCAAGGTCGAGGGCCAGAAGGACGCCAAGCGCGCCAAGCGGCTCAAGGAAGAGCTGGAGTGGGTCCGCTCCAACGCCAAGGGCCGCCAGGCCAAGTCCAAGGCCCGCCTCGCCCGCTACGAGGAGATGGCCGCGGAGGCCGAGAAGGCCAGGAAGCTGGACTTCGAGGAGATCCAGATCCCGCCGGGCCCGCGTCTGGGCAACGTCGTCGTCGAGGTCGAGAACCTCAGCAAGGCCTTCGGCGAGAAGGTCCTCATCGACGACCTGAGCTTCACCCTGCCCCGCAACGGCATCGTCGGCGTCATCGGCCCGAACGGCGCCGGCAAGACCACGCTGTTCAAGATGATCCAGGGCCTGGAGGAGCCGGACTCCGGCTCCATCAAGATCGGCGACACGGTCAAGATCAGCTACGTCGACCAGAGCCGCGAGAACATCGACCCCAAGAAGACCCTGTGGGCCGTGGTCTCCGACGAGCTGGACTACATCAACGTCGGCCAGGTCGAGATGCCGTCCCGGGCGTACGTGTCCGCGTTCGGCTTCAAGGGCCCGGACCAGCAGAAGCCGGCCGGTGTCCTCTCCGGTGGTGAGCGCAACCGCCTCAACCTCGCGCTCACCCTCAAGCAGGGCGGCAACCTGCTGCTCCTCGACGAGCCGACCAACGACCTCGACGTGGAGACCCTGTCCTCCCTCGAGAACGCGCTGCTGGAGTTCCCCGGCTGCGCCGTGGTCGTCTCCCACGACCGCTGGTTCCTCGACCGCGTCGCCACGCACATCCTGGCGTACGAGGGCGACTCCAAGTGGTTCTGGTTCGAGGGCAACTTCGAGTCGTACGAGAAGAACAAGATCGACCGGCTCGGCCCGGACGCGGCCCGTCCGCACCGCGCCACCTACAAGAAGCTCACCCGGGGCTGA
- a CDS encoding single-stranded DNA-binding protein, which yields MNDTLVTVVGNVATNVEYRETPTGGVARFRFAVTARRYDRERSAWTDGPTSFYTVSAWRSLGANLAASVSVGEPLVVLGRLRVREEGTWEGQRRTFVDIDAVAAGHDLTRGTAAFRRPARRLPQAADGEKDTAQEAGAAAVAAEGQRERRAEEERQAEPELV from the coding sequence ATGAACGACACCTTGGTGACGGTCGTGGGCAATGTCGCGACCAACGTGGAGTACCGGGAGACCCCGACGGGCGGGGTCGCGAGGTTCCGGTTCGCGGTGACGGCACGCCGCTACGACCGGGAGCGGTCCGCCTGGACCGACGGGCCCACCAGCTTCTACACGGTCAGCGCCTGGCGGTCGCTCGGCGCGAACCTCGCGGCGTCGGTCTCGGTCGGCGAACCACTGGTGGTGCTCGGGCGGTTGCGGGTGCGGGAGGAGGGCACGTGGGAGGGGCAGCGCAGGACGTTCGTGGACATCGACGCGGTGGCTGCGGGCCACGATCTGACGCGCGGCACCGCGGCGTTCAGGCGCCCGGCGCGGCGCCTGCCGCAGGCGGCGGACGGGGAGAAGGACACGGCGCAGGAGGCCGGGGCGGCGGCCGTGGCCGCGGAGGGACAGCGGGAGCGGCGGGCGGAGGAGGAGCGGCAGGCCGAGCCGGAGCTGGTGTAG
- a CDS encoding GTPase — translation MEQSWDDGLIARRADNRAVYDDEAVPDTGQGTAHVPIGSPYAGALRDRLDALRELVGLSATRLDGRTLAEAGRVLDEAAARQRLSSRHTVVAIAGSTGSGKSTLINALAGVPVSETGLRRPTTAAPIACSWSEGAAELLDRLAIPGRLRRRPLAGGAGDEALQGLVLIDLPDHDSAVTAHRAQVDRVLGLVDAVIWVVDPEKYADAVLHERYLRPLAGHAEVTFVVLNQIDRLPGDAAHQVLDDLRRLLDEDGMALGEHGEPGATVLAVSALTGEGMGELRELLGAFVQGRNAAARRISADVDAAAARLRPVYVGDGRPGLDERAQEDFGARLAVAIGATAAGEAAERAWRRNAGRACGTPWLRLWRWYERLRTPAAREPQQPAPVEDELTARQRVEHAVRIVADQAAYGLPAPWAQAVREAAVRGAQGLPEALDELAVKTREPKPGGRPPRPRWWALAVLAQMSMTLLQVFGALWLVGQIVGVLDPGLLPPVLVMLAGIIGGPLVEWACVAGARGPARRYGQEAERRLREAAASCGRAMVLDPVAAELMRYREVREQYATVAGSRLRTG, via the coding sequence GTGGAGCAGAGCTGGGACGACGGGCTCATCGCCCGCCGCGCCGACAACCGGGCCGTCTACGACGACGAGGCCGTCCCGGACACCGGCCAGGGCACCGCCCACGTACCCATCGGCAGCCCGTACGCCGGTGCCCTGCGCGACCGCCTGGACGCCCTGCGGGAACTGGTCGGTCTCTCGGCCACCCGCCTCGACGGGCGGACCCTCGCCGAGGCGGGCCGGGTCCTGGACGAGGCCGCGGCCCGCCAGCGGCTGTCCTCACGGCACACCGTCGTCGCCATCGCGGGCTCCACGGGAAGCGGCAAGTCAACTTTGATCAATGCGTTGGCGGGGGTGCCCGTTTCGGAGACCGGCCTGAGAAGGCCCACCACTGCCGCCCCCATCGCCTGCAGCTGGTCCGAGGGCGCGGCCGAACTCCTGGACCGCCTCGCCATCCCCGGGCGCCTGCGCCGCCGGCCCCTCGCGGGCGGCGCGGGCGACGAGGCCCTGCAGGGCCTCGTCCTGATCGACCTCCCCGACCACGACTCCGCGGTCACCGCCCACCGCGCGCAGGTCGACCGCGTACTCGGCCTCGTGGACGCGGTCATCTGGGTCGTCGACCCGGAGAAGTACGCCGACGCCGTCCTCCACGAGCGCTACCTCCGGCCGCTCGCCGGGCACGCCGAGGTGACCTTCGTCGTCCTCAACCAGATCGACCGGCTGCCCGGCGACGCCGCGCACCAGGTCCTCGACGACCTGCGCCGGCTCCTCGACGAGGACGGCATGGCGCTCGGCGAACACGGCGAACCCGGTGCCACCGTGCTCGCCGTCTCCGCCCTCACCGGCGAGGGCATGGGCGAGCTGCGCGAACTGCTCGGCGCGTTCGTCCAGGGCCGCAACGCCGCCGCCCGGCGCATCTCCGCGGACGTCGACGCGGCCGCCGCCCGGCTGCGCCCCGTGTACGTCGGCGACGGCCGGCCCGGCCTCGACGAGCGCGCGCAGGAGGACTTCGGGGCGCGGCTGGCCGTCGCCATCGGCGCCACCGCGGCCGGCGAGGCGGCGGAACGCGCATGGCGCCGCAACGCCGGACGCGCCTGCGGAACGCCGTGGCTGCGGTTGTGGCGCTGGTACGAGCGGCTGCGCACCCCGGCCGCCCGCGAGCCCCAGCAGCCGGCGCCCGTCGAGGACGAGCTGACGGCCCGCCAGCGCGTCGAGCACGCCGTACGGATCGTCGCGGACCAGGCCGCGTACGGGCTGCCCGCCCCTTGGGCCCAGGCCGTGCGGGAGGCGGCGGTGCGCGGCGCGCAGGGGCTGCCCGAGGCGCTGGACGAACTGGCCGTGAAGACCCGCGAGCCCAAGCCGGGCGGCCGGCCGCCCCGTCCGCGCTGGTGGGCGCTCGCCGTGCTGGCCCAGATGTCCATGACGCTGCTTCAGGTGTTCGGGGCGCTGTGGCTCGTCGGCCAGATCGTCGGCGTACTGGACCCCGGGCTGCTCCCGCCCGTACTGGTCATGCTGGCCGGGATCATCGGCGGCCCGCTGGTCGAATGGGCGTGCGTGGCGGGCGCGCGCGGGCCCGCACGGCGGTACGGGCAGGAGGCCGAGCGGCGGCTCCGGGAGGCGGCGGCCTCCTGCGGACGCGCCATGGTCCTCGACCCGGTCGCGGCCGAGCTGATGCGCTACCGGGAGGTGCGCGAGCAGTACGCGACGGTGGCGGGGAGCCGTCTCCGCACCGGCTGA
- a CDS encoding thioesterase family protein, with protein sequence MARHIYRCPLRWSDMDAFGHVNNVVFLRYLEEARIDFMFRLAPGDGSPSFSGGSVVARHEIDYVRPLVHRHEPVTIESWVTKIGAASLTIAYEIKDPDQVYVRASTVVVPFDLEAQRPRRITAEEREFLQEYVDDGMRSEGAAA encoded by the coding sequence GTGGCTCGACATATCTACCGCTGCCCCCTGCGCTGGTCGGACATGGACGCCTTCGGGCACGTCAACAACGTGGTCTTCCTCCGCTACCTGGAGGAGGCCCGGATCGACTTCATGTTCCGGCTGGCGCCGGGCGACGGCTCGCCGTCGTTCTCCGGCGGGTCCGTCGTGGCCCGCCACGAGATCGACTACGTACGGCCGCTGGTCCACCGGCACGAGCCGGTGACCATCGAGTCGTGGGTCACGAAGATAGGCGCGGCGTCCCTGACGATCGCGTACGAGATCAAGGACCCCGACCAGGTGTACGTACGGGCGTCCACAGTCGTCGTCCCCTTCGACCTGGAGGCGCAGCGCCCGCGGCGCATCACCGCCGAGGAGCGGGAGTTCCTCCAGGAGTACGTCGACGACGGGATGCGCTCGGAGGGTGCCGCCGCATGA